A stretch of Mastomys coucha isolate ucsf_1 unplaced genomic scaffold, UCSF_Mcou_1 pScaffold3, whole genome shotgun sequence DNA encodes these proteins:
- the Cdsn gene encoding corneodesmosin, which yields MDSSWAPRMGRVGGHGLMALLMASLILPGILAKSIGTLSDLCKDPTRITSPNDPCLIGKVGSNSISSQGGSSSFSSQGGSSSFSSQSGSSSSQGSLIYKPGPGYSQSSYSFGSDGSQTGSSGSQTGSSGSQTGSSGSQTGSSGSQTGSSGSQTGSSGSQTGSSGSQSGSSSSQTGSSGSQSGSSSSQTGSSGSQSGRWVSSSSQWVSNSYQSGSSGSSREGPGNGSALPTDDNSSRGSSTSQSSSSNLRPCSSNLPDSPCSGGPVISHSGPYISGSHTVSGGQRPVVVVVEQHGSGGPGGFQGMPCSNGGPSGKPCPPITSVQKPYGGYEVVGGSANSYLVPGMTYSGGKIYPVGYFTKDNPVRGSPGSPAFAAGPPVSEGKYFSSNPIIPSRSSSSFGGYPPSIVFQPVGSGGVQPCGTGSVSSKGPCSGTRIQITSSSSSTSYHPCSGGVSQGPCSSPGTGSISGGNTGKIVLQPCGSKSSSSGSPCLSVSSSTLNGGLNGSPQPVPSAGVKLCGVNSPGRVPCRSIRDILTQVKPLGPQLMDPEVSPPQGEPLEKS from the exons ATGGATTCCTCTTGGGCACCCAGGATGGGGCGTGTGGGAGGGCACGGGCTGATGGCATTGCTGATGGCCAGTCTCATTCTTCCAG GAATCTTGGCTAAGAGCATTGGGACCCTCTCGGACCTCTGTAAGGACCCTACGAGGATCACCTCCCCGAATGACCCTTGTCTCATTGGAAAGGTTGGCTCCAACAGCATCAGCAGCCAAGGTGGCTCCAGCAGTTTCAGCAGCCAAGGTGGATCCAGCAGTTTCAGCAGCCAAAGTGGATCCAGCAGCTCCCAGGGATCCTTGATATATAAACCAGGGCCAGGGTACTCCCAGAGTAGCTATTCTTTTGGCTCTGATGGCTCCCAGACAGGAAGCAGCGGCTCCCAGACAGGAAGCAGTGGCTCTCAGACAGGAAGCAGTGGATCTCAGACAGGAAGCAGTGGATCTCAGACAGGAAGCAGTGGATCCCAGACAGGAAGCAGTGGATCCCAGACAGGAAGCAGCGGCtctcagtcaggaagcagcagcTCTCAGACAGGAAGCAGTGGCTCTCAGTCTGGAAGCAGCAGCTCTCAGACAGGAAGCAGTGGCTCTCAGTCAGGAAGATGGGTAAGCAGCAGTTCTCAGTGGGTAAGCAACAGTTATCAGTCCGGAAGTTCAGGAAGCAGCCGGGAGGGACCAGGAAATGGCTCTGCTCTACCAACCGATGACAATTCTTCCCGAGGCTCGTCCACTTCCCAGAGCAGCAGCTCCAACCTGCGGCCCTGTAGCTCCAACCTGCCCGACTCTCCCTGCAGCGGGGGGCCTGTCATCTCACACTCAGGGCCCTACATCTCCGGCTCCCACACCGTATCAGGTGGCCAGAGAcctgtagtggtggtggtggagcagcATGGCTCTGGTGGCCCTGGAGGGTTTCAAGGCATGCCCTGTAGCAATGGCGGCCCCTCAGGCAAGCCCTGCCCTCCCATCACCTCTGTCCAGAAACCCTATGGCGGCTATGAGGTGGTGGGTGGCTCTGCCAACAGTTATCTGGTCCCAGGCATGACCTACAGCGGGGGTAAAATCTACCCCGTGGGCTACTTCACCAAAGACAACCCTGTCAGGGGCTCGCCAGGGTCCCCTGCTTTTGCAgctgggcctccagtctctgagGGGAAGTACTTCTCTAGCAATCCCATCATTCCCAGCCGTAGCTCTTCCAGTTTCGGTGGCTACCCACCGAGCATTGTGTTCCAGCCCGTGGGCTCTGGCGGGGTTCAGCCCTGTGGCACTGGCTCTGTCAGCTCTAAGGGGCCTTGCTCTGGTACAAGAATTCAGATCACCTCCAGCAGCTCCAGTACCTCCTACCACCCCTGCAGCGGTGGTGTTTCCCAGGGACCCTGCTCCTCACCAGGCACCGGCTCCATCAGTGGGGGAAACACTGGCAAAATCGTCCTTCAGCCCTGCGGCAGCAAATCTAGCTCTTCCGGTTCCCCGTgcctttctgtttcctcctccaCATTGAATGGGGGTCTGAATGGTTCTCCTCAGCCTGTCCCCTCTGCGGGTGTCAAGCTCTGTGGCGTCAACAGCCCTGGAAGAGTGCCCTGCCGTTCCATCCGCGACATTCTGACTCAAGTGAAGCCTTTGGGGCCCCAGTTAATGGATCCTGAAGTTTCTCCGCCACAGGGAGAGCCACTTGAGAAGTCTTAA